Proteins found in one Paludisphaera rhizosphaerae genomic segment:
- a CDS encoding serine hydrolase domain-containing protein: MNFSRFAAAASVCFCCCWASLVRAQQPVSVAVDDLSKVGVAAERLPRISDVVRRRIQDREIAGAVTLVSRHGKVVHYEAQGVLDVENGRPMTPDALFHMASTTKPVTAVAVVMLVEEGKVRLTDPVSRFIPEFKDKKVAVERDGRVELVAPKREVQVLDLLTHTSGLLSGGLGQKQFPADSTFPRKGDTLADYVNRIAPAPLDFEPGTKWSYSPFGGIDTLARIVEIASGESFDAFLRRRLFEPLGMNDTFFHTPADKESRLASFHSRKGKELKKGDYSFGFVEPYTSGAAGLISTAADFHRFGLMLANGGELDGKRILSPRGVAVLSANHVGDKFPGNLGRPEGMGFGFAMEVVVDPIRAATFRSAGSYGWDGAFGTQIWVDPSQGIVAVFMIQGSNARQMQNDFGTAVMQAVAELDRPR, from the coding sequence ATGAACTTCTCCCGATTCGCGGCCGCGGCTTCCGTTTGCTTCTGTTGCTGCTGGGCGTCGCTCGTCCGCGCCCAGCAGCCCGTTTCGGTTGCGGTCGACGACCTCTCGAAGGTCGGCGTCGCGGCCGAGCGACTGCCGCGGATCTCGGACGTCGTCCGACGTCGGATCCAGGATCGCGAGATCGCCGGCGCGGTTACGTTGGTGTCGCGCCACGGCAAGGTCGTCCACTACGAGGCTCAGGGAGTCCTGGACGTCGAGAACGGTCGTCCCATGACTCCCGACGCCCTCTTCCACATGGCCTCGACGACCAAGCCGGTGACGGCCGTCGCGGTGGTCATGCTGGTCGAGGAGGGGAAGGTCCGGCTGACTGACCCTGTTTCTCGGTTCATTCCCGAATTCAAGGACAAGAAGGTCGCCGTCGAACGGGACGGCCGGGTCGAGTTGGTCGCCCCGAAGCGGGAGGTTCAGGTCCTCGACCTGCTGACCCACACCTCCGGCCTGCTCAGCGGCGGACTCGGCCAGAAGCAATTCCCAGCCGATTCGACGTTTCCGCGCAAGGGCGATACGCTGGCGGATTACGTCAACCGGATCGCGCCGGCGCCGCTCGATTTCGAGCCCGGGACGAAGTGGTCGTACAGCCCGTTCGGGGGGATCGACACGCTGGCTCGAATCGTGGAGATCGCCTCGGGCGAGTCGTTCGACGCGTTCCTGCGCAGACGGCTCTTCGAGCCGCTTGGGATGAACGACACCTTCTTTCACACTCCGGCCGACAAGGAATCACGGCTGGCCTCCTTCCACTCGCGGAAGGGGAAAGAGCTGAAGAAGGGGGATTACTCGTTCGGGTTCGTCGAGCCATACACCTCGGGCGCGGCGGGCCTGATCTCGACGGCTGCCGACTTTCATCGCTTCGGCCTGATGCTGGCCAACGGCGGCGAATTGGACGGGAAGCGGATCCTCAGCCCGCGCGGCGTGGCCGTATTGTCGGCGAATCACGTCGGCGACAAGTTCCCGGGGAACCTCGGCCGACCCGAGGGGATGGGGTTCGGGTTCGCGATGGAGGTTGTCGTCGATCCGATCCGCGCGGCCACGTTCCGGAGCGCTGGGAGCTATGGGTGGGATGGCGCGTTCGGCACCCAGATCTGGGTCGACCCGAGCCAGGGGATCGTCGCCGTCTTCATGATCCAGGGGTCGAACGCCCGCCAGATGCAGAACGACTTCGGGACGGCCGTGATGCAGGCCGTGGCCGAGTTGGATCGCCCGCGCTGA
- a CDS encoding J domain-containing protein: protein MIADYYERLGVEPGATVAEIEAALKKKQPAWSMGTRNPKTRHTNQLFLDEIPSLRAALLSGPINRAAYDAELSAADVARREAKLDELQRLIKLRAAKGGLNSTDRDLLKAEAARVGIEAETLDRLTKPFPFLIDEEGSRDDAEDHGPPPDVLDASTRRQIRMALDHLDRRDLYDALGLFRDAPLIVIAGRADEERQRWMKKAQVTAEKTAWLEIVSHAQTHLANPKTRARYDRTLALEAEEAFEQTAAFAVRGLSRIDSGTHVALVDEAGSRGIPPDRAHRLILRAARKVGVAADSGPAPKAAASKTGLSKGDGYRFLRCRSCAGVTELSPTARAATARCKHCGASLRWDCPVCKRSNLVDTPKCVCGFRLSLREALIRRFAAALHAYRTHDLAEARRNLEEVQKYAPQHVGARNGMARVAEREQEIDQLRMAFELAEAGGRIWSAARTLAAWRKIVAPDSPAIASAHGRIADRLRKAEVLAARAKKLERVDPPEARRLYLRSLGLAADLPAALTGLERCPPDAPTNLDARVTAEGVRLSWLPPSPDDLAPPSFVILRKPGDLPQHPADGTRIAETAGAEFLDQTVEPGSTVSYAVLSRRGQAESLAAVAAGPIVFLPDVRNLRAEAGDGAITLSWDAPPGAAEIRVVRNAEVVPRTPRHGDRIAAAHDSALDRDVAEGRVYHYAVFAIFRTPEDRRFPSAGVTISVAATPPASPTGPPRTIVDPTGRIRIEWAAPPRGTIRLRRTSSPLPQPPGSAVAPAEIEALGGDWIEPTGPGLAEDFDPLGPTGRYYTPLTALNGHLIVGRGAWLARLVDPTDLRAVRLDPIAASPDVARIQLRWTWPPDARSARVAARRGAPPAGPDDSEALRFDVRRDDYQRAGSWILNAPTPAGAEPTASPGANHWHVRVYAQDASDGALLHSPGVEPSAETVAPGPHPEITLSYQWKRSWFPGRPWTLTVRTEPPGAEVPPLVVVANSRAVPVSVEDGEVVARLPAGRDGVSHSVPPDPRLTEDGVRAFLDPGRDPDVIPPIRIRHPETGRTRV, encoded by the coding sequence GATTACTACGAACGACTGGGCGTCGAACCAGGGGCGACCGTCGCCGAGATCGAGGCCGCGCTCAAGAAGAAGCAGCCGGCATGGTCGATGGGGACTCGAAACCCGAAGACGCGCCACACCAACCAGCTTTTCCTCGACGAGATCCCCTCCCTCCGCGCCGCCCTCCTGAGCGGCCCCATCAATCGCGCCGCCTACGACGCCGAGTTGTCCGCCGCCGACGTCGCCCGCCGCGAGGCGAAGCTCGACGAGTTGCAACGGCTGATCAAACTACGGGCCGCGAAGGGGGGCTTGAACTCCACCGACCGCGATCTGCTCAAGGCCGAGGCCGCTCGGGTTGGAATCGAGGCCGAGACGCTCGACCGCCTGACCAAACCGTTCCCCTTCCTGATCGACGAGGAGGGTAGCCGCGACGACGCCGAGGACCACGGCCCGCCTCCCGACGTGCTCGACGCCTCCACCCGCCGCCAGATCCGGATGGCTCTGGATCACCTTGACCGTCGCGACCTCTACGACGCGCTCGGGCTCTTCCGGGACGCTCCGCTGATCGTGATCGCCGGCCGAGCCGACGAGGAACGCCAGCGCTGGATGAAAAAAGCCCAGGTCACCGCCGAGAAGACGGCCTGGCTGGAGATCGTCTCCCACGCCCAGACCCACCTCGCCAACCCGAAGACTCGCGCCCGATACGACCGGACGCTCGCCCTTGAGGCCGAGGAAGCCTTCGAGCAAACCGCCGCATTCGCCGTCCGTGGCCTGTCGCGGATCGACTCGGGAACGCATGTCGCCCTGGTGGACGAGGCAGGCTCACGCGGGATCCCCCCCGACCGTGCGCACCGGCTGATCCTCCGAGCCGCTCGCAAGGTCGGAGTCGCCGCCGACAGCGGACCAGCTCCGAAAGCCGCCGCGTCGAAGACCGGTCTCTCGAAGGGGGACGGCTACAGGTTCCTTCGCTGCCGAAGCTGCGCCGGCGTGACCGAGTTGAGCCCGACCGCCCGCGCCGCGACAGCACGTTGCAAGCATTGTGGTGCCTCGTTGCGGTGGGACTGCCCGGTTTGCAAACGGTCCAACCTGGTCGACACCCCGAAATGCGTCTGCGGGTTCCGACTGTCGCTGAGGGAAGCCCTGATCCGTCGATTCGCGGCGGCCCTCCACGCCTATCGAACGCACGACCTGGCCGAGGCGCGGCGAAACCTGGAGGAGGTCCAGAAGTACGCCCCGCAGCACGTCGGCGCCCGCAACGGCATGGCCCGAGTCGCCGAGCGTGAACAGGAAATCGACCAACTGCGGATGGCCTTCGAGTTGGCCGAGGCCGGCGGCCGGATCTGGTCGGCGGCTCGGACGCTGGCCGCCTGGCGGAAGATCGTCGCGCCCGACTCGCCGGCGATCGCCTCGGCCCACGGCCGGATCGCCGATCGACTCCGCAAGGCGGAAGTGCTGGCCGCACGAGCCAAGAAGTTGGAACGGGTCGATCCGCCCGAGGCCCGTCGGCTGTACCTTCGCAGCCTTGGACTGGCCGCAGACCTCCCCGCCGCACTGACCGGCCTGGAACGCTGCCCGCCCGACGCCCCAACGAACCTCGACGCCCGCGTCACGGCTGAGGGAGTCCGGCTCTCCTGGCTCCCCCCCTCGCCCGACGACCTCGCGCCACCGTCGTTCGTGATCCTCCGGAAGCCCGGCGACCTCCCTCAGCACCCTGCCGACGGCACCCGGATCGCCGAGACGGCCGGGGCCGAGTTCCTCGACCAGACCGTCGAGCCGGGCTCGACCGTCAGCTATGCCGTCCTCAGCCGTCGCGGGCAGGCTGAGTCGCTCGCCGCCGTGGCCGCGGGGCCGATCGTCTTCCTGCCGGACGTCCGCAACCTCCGCGCCGAGGCCGGCGACGGCGCAATCACCCTCTCCTGGGACGCCCCCCCCGGCGCGGCGGAGATACGCGTCGTCCGGAACGCCGAGGTCGTCCCCCGGACGCCCCGCCACGGCGATCGAATCGCAGCCGCTCACGACTCGGCCCTCGACCGCGACGTCGCCGAAGGACGCGTCTACCACTACGCCGTCTTCGCCATCTTCCGGACCCCCGAGGACCGGCGATTCCCCTCGGCCGGGGTGACGATCTCCGTGGCCGCCACCCCGCCGGCCTCCCCAACGGGCCCTCCTCGGACCATCGTCGATCCGACCGGTCGGATCCGGATCGAATGGGCCGCCCCGCCGCGAGGGACGATCCGACTGCGACGGACGAGCAGTCCCCTGCCCCAACCGCCGGGATCGGCCGTTGCGCCGGCCGAGATCGAGGCCCTCGGCGGCGACTGGATCGAACCAACGGGACCCGGACTCGCCGAGGACTTCGATCCCCTCGGCCCGACCGGACGCTATTACACGCCGCTGACCGCGCTGAACGGCCACCTGATCGTCGGCCGGGGAGCCTGGCTCGCCCGGCTCGTCGATCCGACCGACCTCCGCGCTGTGCGACTGGATCCGATCGCCGCCTCGCCGGACGTCGCTCGAATCCAGCTCCGCTGGACCTGGCCCCCGGACGCCCGATCGGCCCGTGTCGCAGCCCGTCGCGGGGCCCCTCCCGCCGGCCCCGACGATTCCGAAGCCCTCCGCTTCGACGTCCGGCGCGACGACTACCAACGGGCGGGCTCGTGGATTCTTAACGCTCCAACCCCCGCTGGCGCTGAACCGACGGCCTCGCCGGGCGCAAACCACTGGCACGTCCGGGTCTACGCCCAGGACGCCTCCGACGGAGCCTTGCTTCATTCTCCGGGTGTGGAGCCCTCGGCCGAGACCGTCGCGCCGGGGCCTCATCCCGAGATCACCCTGTCCTACCAGTGGAAACGATCCTGGTTCCCCGGCCGCCCCTGGACCCTGACCGTCCGAACCGAGCCCCCCGGCGCGGAGGTTCCGCCGCTGGTCGTCGTGGCGAACTCCCGAGCCGTGCCGGTCTCCGTCGAGGACGGCGAGGTCGTCGCACGCCTTCCCGCCGGTCGCGACGGCGTCTCCCATTCCGTCCCGCCCGACCCACGATTGACCGAGGACGGCGTCCGCGCCTTCCTGGACCCCGGGCGCGACCCCGACGTCATCCCCCCCATCCGCATTCGTCACCCCGAAACCGGCCGCACCCGCGTTTGA
- a CDS encoding Mrp/NBP35 family ATP-binding protein translates to MSGETDIVVTEKDVLAALKGVKDPDLGRDLVDLGMIRDVRVGPGKVALTVNLTTPACPLKGKIEADVRQALESRLPAGLEIEIRMTAEVRGKGAAETGDIPGVKNVIAVGSGKGGVGKSTMAASIALGLKAHGAAVGLMDADVYGPSIPHLVGASGRPMARGDQIVPVEAAGLKLMSMGFLLEPDQAVVMRGPMLHGIMQQFLRKVEWGNLDYLIIDLPPGTGDIPLTLAQTLPLTGAVVVCTPQEVALLDAARAVAMFRQLRVPLLGMIENMAYFDVMAYLQERGGPQARQLVEGKACFDEEGDERVYLFGRGGARRKAEAMNVPFLGEVPLNLFLRETGDMGRLDAALKEGSPSKAALMGVVEKLAAQVSIRNLKNPKMPKLEILN, encoded by the coding sequence ATGTCGGGCGAGACGGATATTGTGGTGACCGAGAAGGACGTGCTGGCCGCGCTGAAGGGCGTCAAGGATCCCGACCTGGGTCGTGACCTCGTTGACCTGGGGATGATCCGAGACGTCCGGGTGGGGCCCGGCAAGGTCGCGCTCACCGTCAACCTGACGACCCCGGCGTGCCCTCTCAAGGGGAAGATCGAGGCCGACGTCCGCCAGGCGTTGGAGAGCCGCCTCCCCGCGGGGCTTGAGATCGAGATCCGGATGACGGCCGAGGTCCGCGGCAAGGGCGCCGCCGAGACCGGCGACATCCCAGGCGTGAAAAACGTGATCGCCGTGGGCTCGGGCAAGGGGGGCGTGGGCAAGTCGACGATGGCGGCCTCGATCGCCCTCGGTCTGAAGGCGCACGGGGCGGCGGTCGGCCTGATGGACGCGGACGTCTACGGGCCTTCGATCCCCCATCTTGTCGGCGCGTCGGGTCGGCCGATGGCCCGGGGCGATCAGATCGTGCCGGTCGAGGCCGCCGGCTTGAAGCTGATGTCGATGGGCTTTCTGCTGGAGCCCGACCAGGCCGTCGTCATGCGCGGGCCCATGCTCCACGGGATCATGCAGCAGTTCCTCCGCAAGGTGGAGTGGGGCAACCTCGACTATCTGATCATCGACCTTCCTCCCGGGACCGGCGACATCCCGCTGACCCTGGCCCAGACGTTGCCGCTGACCGGCGCGGTGGTCGTCTGCACGCCTCAGGAAGTCGCCCTGCTGGACGCCGCGCGGGCCGTGGCGATGTTCCGCCAGCTTCGCGTGCCGCTCCTGGGAATGATTGAGAACATGGCGTACTTCGACGTCATGGCCTACCTTCAGGAGCGTGGAGGGCCCCAGGCCCGGCAGCTCGTGGAGGGGAAAGCCTGCTTTGATGAGGAGGGGGACGAACGCGTCTACCTCTTCGGCCGGGGCGGCGCCCGCCGCAAGGCCGAAGCGATGAATGTGCCGTTCCTGGGGGAGGTTCCGCTCAACCTGTTCCTCCGCGAGACGGGGGACATGGGTCGGCTGGACGCCGCGCTCAAGGAGGGCTCGCCCTCGAAGGCTGCTCTCATGGGCGTCGTCGAGAAGCTTGCCGCGCAGGTGAGCATCCGTAACCTGAAGAACCCCAAGATGCCCAAGCTTGAGATCCTCAACTAA
- a CDS encoding DNA-3-methyladenine glycosylase family protein, with amino-acid sequence MSRPADPWSKALRHLRKVDPHLKDVIRRVGPCRLAPREDRLGALVGSIVSQQISTKAAASISGRLHELAGRPYDPTRLIALGEDALRTCGLSRPKARYVLNLAGAVVDGSLPVDRIDDGWDDDAIIASLTAVKGIGVWTAHMFLIFALNRPDVFPVGDLGVRSALRNKHGLAELPTPAECHALGEAWRPYRSVASWYLWRSLELK; translated from the coding sequence ATGAGCCGACCCGCCGACCCGTGGTCCAAGGCCCTCCGCCACCTTCGGAAGGTCGACCCACACCTCAAGGATGTGATCCGGCGCGTCGGCCCGTGTCGGCTCGCCCCCAGGGAGGATCGCCTGGGGGCGCTCGTCGGGTCGATCGTCTCCCAGCAGATCTCGACCAAGGCCGCGGCGTCGATCAGCGGCCGGCTTCACGAGTTGGCCGGCCGCCCCTACGATCCAACCCGGCTGATCGCCCTGGGCGAGGACGCCCTGCGAACCTGCGGGCTCTCCCGCCCCAAAGCCCGATACGTCCTGAACCTGGCCGGGGCCGTCGTCGACGGCTCGCTCCCCGTCGACCGGATCGACGACGGCTGGGACGACGACGCGATCATCGCCTCCTTGACGGCCGTGAAGGGGATCGGCGTCTGGACGGCTCACATGTTCCTGATCTTCGCCCTCAATCGCCCGGACGTCTTTCCAGTCGGCGATCTGGGCGTCCGCTCGGCGCTTCGGAACAAGCACGGGCTCGCCGAGCTTCCGACCCCCGCCGAGTGCCACGCTCTGGGCGAGGCCTGGCGGCCGTATCGCTCGGTCGCCAGTTGGTATCTCTGGCGGAGCCTGGAACTCAAGTGA